A window of Solea solea chromosome 18, fSolSol10.1, whole genome shotgun sequence contains these coding sequences:
- the nkx2.4a gene encoding NK2 homeobox 4a isoform X1, giving the protein MSLSPKHTTPFSVTDILSPIEETYKKFSGMDGAGNLTSPLGAYRQPQVSQTGMQQHSMGHNATVATTYHMPHTVSQFSHSAMGGYCNGSIGNMGDLPSYQESMRNSAAATGWYSANPDPRYSTISRFMGPSTGMNMSGMGSLSGMADGTKSMPVLHAAPRRKRRVLFSQAQVYELERRFKQQKYLSAPEREHLASMIHLTPTQVKIWFQNHRYKMKRQAKDKAAQQLQQQQQQDGNLCQQQAQSPRRVAVPVLVKDGKPCQNGSNTPTPNQQQVQQQQQQQQQQQQQNGAVLASSTGNLGQHQSQQQVNALELEEMSPSPPSLHSQLNMAQIDTSAVDYTSNMVSSNLLYGRTW; this is encoded by the exons ATGTCGTTGAGCCCAAAGCACACAACGCCTTTTTCAGTGACAGATATTTTGAGTCCAATCGAGGAGACCTACAAGAAGTTTAGTGGCATGGACGGCGCAGGGAACCTAACCTCTCCACTGGGAGCCTACCGACAACCTCAGGTGTCTCAGACCGGCATGCAACAACACTCCATGGGCCACAACGCCACCGTGGCCACCACTTACCACATGCCGCACACCGTCTCCCAGTTCTCCCACAGCGCTATGGGGGGATACTGCAATGGAAGCATTGGCAACATGGGAGACCTCCCGTCGTACCAGGAGAGCATGCGGAATagtgcagcagcaacagggTGGTACAGCGCCAACCCGGATCCCAGATACTCCACAA ttTCTAGATTCATGGGACCTTCCACAGGTATGAACATGAGCGGCATGGGCAGTCTCTCTGGGATGGCAGACGGCACCAAATCCATGCCAGTGCTCCACGCTGCGCCCAGGAGGAAGCGGCGCGTCCTGTTCTCGCAGGCTCAAGTGTACGAGCTGGAGAGGAGGTTTAAGCAGCAGAAGTACCTGTCGGCGCCCGAGAGAGAGCACCTGGCCAGCATGATCCACCTGACACCGACCCAGGTCAAGATCTGGTTTCAGAACCACCGGTACAAGATGAAGCGCCAGGCCAAGGACAAGGCAgcgcagcagctgcagcagcagcagcaacaggacGGTAACCTGTGCCAACAGCAGGCGCAGTCTCCGCGGCGCGTAGCCGTGCCAGTTCTGGTGAAGGACGGTAAACCGTGCCAGAACGGCTCCAACACGCCGACGCCGAACCAGCAACAggtacaacagcagcagcaacagcagcagcagcagcagcagcagaacggAGCCGTGCTCGCATCCTCGACCGGCAACCTCGGCCAGCATCAAAGCCAGCAGCAGGTGAACGCTTTGGAGCTGGAGGAGATGTCGCCCAGCCCCCCCTCACTGCACAGCCAGCTAAACATGGCCCAGATAGACACGTCTGCTGTAGATTACACCAGTAACATGGTCAGCTCAAACCTCCTCTACGGCAGAACGTGGTAG
- the nkx2.4a gene encoding NK2 homeobox 4a isoform X2 gives MSLSPKHTTPFSVTDILSPIEETYKKFSGMDGAGNLTSPLGAYRQPQVSQTGMQQHSMGHNATVATTYHMPHTVSQFSHSAMGGYCNGSIGNMGDLPSYQESMRNSAAATGWYSANPDPRYSTSMNMSGMGSLSGMADGTKSMPVLHAAPRRKRRVLFSQAQVYELERRFKQQKYLSAPEREHLASMIHLTPTQVKIWFQNHRYKMKRQAKDKAAQQLQQQQQQDGNLCQQQAQSPRRVAVPVLVKDGKPCQNGSNTPTPNQQQVQQQQQQQQQQQQQNGAVLASSTGNLGQHQSQQQVNALELEEMSPSPPSLHSQLNMAQIDTSAVDYTSNMVSSNLLYGRTW, from the exons ATGTCGTTGAGCCCAAAGCACACAACGCCTTTTTCAGTGACAGATATTTTGAGTCCAATCGAGGAGACCTACAAGAAGTTTAGTGGCATGGACGGCGCAGGGAACCTAACCTCTCCACTGGGAGCCTACCGACAACCTCAGGTGTCTCAGACCGGCATGCAACAACACTCCATGGGCCACAACGCCACCGTGGCCACCACTTACCACATGCCGCACACCGTCTCCCAGTTCTCCCACAGCGCTATGGGGGGATACTGCAATGGAAGCATTGGCAACATGGGAGACCTCCCGTCGTACCAGGAGAGCATGCGGAATagtgcagcagcaacagggTGGTACAGCGCCAACCCGGATCCCAGATACTCCACAA GTATGAACATGAGCGGCATGGGCAGTCTCTCTGGGATGGCAGACGGCACCAAATCCATGCCAGTGCTCCACGCTGCGCCCAGGAGGAAGCGGCGCGTCCTGTTCTCGCAGGCTCAAGTGTACGAGCTGGAGAGGAGGTTTAAGCAGCAGAAGTACCTGTCGGCGCCCGAGAGAGAGCACCTGGCCAGCATGATCCACCTGACACCGACCCAGGTCAAGATCTGGTTTCAGAACCACCGGTACAAGATGAAGCGCCAGGCCAAGGACAAGGCAgcgcagcagctgcagcagcagcagcaacaggacGGTAACCTGTGCCAACAGCAGGCGCAGTCTCCGCGGCGCGTAGCCGTGCCAGTTCTGGTGAAGGACGGTAAACCGTGCCAGAACGGCTCCAACACGCCGACGCCGAACCAGCAACAggtacaacagcagcagcaacagcagcagcagcagcagcagcagaacggAGCCGTGCTCGCATCCTCGACCGGCAACCTCGGCCAGCATCAAAGCCAGCAGCAGGTGAACGCTTTGGAGCTGGAGGAGATGTCGCCCAGCCCCCCCTCACTGCACAGCCAGCTAAACATGGCCCAGATAGACACGTCTGCTGTAGATTACACCAGTAACATGGTCAGCTCAAACCTCCTCTACGGCAGAACGTGGTAG